The Achromobacter pestifer genome includes a region encoding these proteins:
- a CDS encoding YaiI/YqxD family protein has protein sequence MHIWVDADACPAVIKDILFRAAQRWQVPLTLVANQMLYTPPSPLIRAVQVPRGFDVADAHIVERAAAGDLVITGDIPLAAEVLEKGAMALNPRGERYSPETIRERLALRDMMEELRASGVDTGGPASFSQADRKAFANQLDSLLARVARNAQKG, from the coding sequence ATGCACATCTGGGTCGATGCGGACGCCTGCCCCGCGGTCATCAAGGACATCCTGTTCCGCGCCGCCCAGCGCTGGCAGGTGCCGCTGACGCTGGTGGCCAACCAGATGCTTTACACCCCACCCTCGCCGCTGATCCGCGCCGTGCAGGTGCCGCGCGGCTTCGACGTGGCCGACGCCCACATCGTCGAGCGCGCGGCTGCGGGCGACCTGGTGATCACCGGCGACATCCCGCTGGCCGCGGAAGTCCTGGAAAAAGGCGCGATGGCCCTGAACCCGCGCGGCGAGCGCTACTCGCCGGAAACCATCCGGGAACGGCTGGCGCTGCGGGACATGATGGAAGAGCTGCGAGCCAGCGGCGTGGATACCGGCGGCCCGGCATCGTTCAGCCAGGCCGACCGCAAGGCTTTCGCCAATCAGCTGGACAGCCTGCTGGCGCGCGTGGCGCGCAATGCGCAGAAGGGCTGA
- the dnaQ gene encoding DNA polymerase III subunit epsilon produces the protein MRQIIFDTETTGLDPAQGHRIVEIGCVEMVNRMSTGNNLHIYLNPDRDSDPEALAVHGLTTEFLSDKPRFADVADEFVKFIQGAELIAHNAAFDVKFFNAELAKAGRGPITEYCETVTDSLLHARSLFPGKRNSLDALCDRFGISNAHRTLHGALLDSQLLAEVWLAMTRGQDALLIDVDDGAGAGGNGAELARFDASGLPVIKASEAELAEHETYLAALDKSVGGECTWRKIDAPVAAV, from the coding sequence ATGCGCCAGATCATCTTTGACACTGAAACCACCGGACTGGACCCTGCCCAGGGCCATCGCATCGTCGAGATCGGCTGCGTGGAAATGGTCAACCGGATGAGCACCGGCAACAACCTGCACATCTACCTGAACCCCGACCGCGATAGCGACCCCGAGGCCTTGGCGGTGCACGGCCTGACCACGGAATTCCTGTCCGACAAGCCGCGCTTCGCCGATGTCGCGGACGAATTCGTCAAGTTCATCCAGGGCGCCGAGCTGATCGCGCACAACGCGGCGTTCGACGTCAAATTCTTCAACGCCGAACTCGCCAAGGCCGGGCGCGGCCCGATCACCGAGTACTGCGAGACGGTCACCGACTCGCTGCTGCACGCGCGTTCGCTGTTCCCCGGCAAGCGCAATTCGCTGGACGCGCTGTGCGACCGCTTTGGCATCTCCAACGCCCACCGCACGCTGCACGGCGCATTGCTGGACTCGCAGCTCCTGGCGGAAGTCTGGCTGGCCATGACCCGCGGCCAGGACGCGCTGCTGATCGACGTGGACGATGGCGCCGGCGCTGGCGGCAATGGCGCCGAGCTGGCTCGCTTCGACGCGTCGGGCCTGCCCGTGATCAAGGCCAGCGAAGCGGAACTGGCCGAGCATGAAACCTATCTCGCGGCCCTGGACAAGTCCGTGGGCGGGGAGTGCACCTGGCGCAAGATCGACGCGCCGGTGGCGGCCGTCTAA